The genomic segment GACTTTGACCAGTGTGAGTGAGTTACATTGTATAAATATTGTTAAATTGTGGGACTCGGTTTGCAAGTACactaatttgttcattttccccttttctttcttagTTCTTGTGGGAAGGGCTACACCGAAAGCTAAACCTACCGCTCAGAAAACCTGTGGCGCTGTAAAGAAAGACAAGTAAGAAGATGGAGTTCACTGAAAATCTTTTCATGAAGCTAAATCTTGTCCTGTTTCTGGTTTCAGTTTGATCTCTAATTTGTATCATCAAAGTTTGGGGCATGGCAGTTTACCTTCTAAACCATTGCTGTCCTTTTTTAGTTCAAATGTTCTCGTGGTGAGCTCGGACGATGATGGCAGTTTTGAGACATGTAAGTGGCCTTTTTCTGTTCGGTACAGTTGTTAGTATTTGTAACCAGTGACAATAAATGAGTCAGATTCTAATATCAAAAGATggtgaggaaaatatttttatgtcatgGATTATACTTCACTCAATCAATCCTTTTGCATACTTAAGTTCTGCAACTTGTGAAAACCCCTAATACCAAGCCTAAGAAAATATCAGAGAGCGGGAGTGAAGACaggtgagtttgtgttttttttttttttctttatatgcATTGTCACTGTCtggaaaacttgtttttaaaaatatctgttttaCCTGTGTTTATCTTAAAGCCTCAAAAACTTCATAGTGGATGACTACTCATCAGATGATGACTTTATTGagacaaaaacatcttttaaagGTAGGCCCTTTGAATGACTGTACTGGGGTTATatttcaaagagaaacaaaagcaacatAGAACTAAATTTGTATAATGGTGgtgtgtttcccctttttttgcAGTGCCTAAGAAGAGCAATACTCCAGCAGCCCAGCTTCCCCTGAGGAGACCACTGTCTCAATGGGACTCCCCAGTCTTTGTTAGTGACAGTGAAGATGATGATATTGTGGTCAAGAGCAGTTGGAGAACTCGGCACTCACAACCTAAACCCCCGCCAAAAGCTAAGAAGAATAATGCTCTGCTGCGTGATAAAGACGACAGTTCGCCATCACTGCCTTTGCATCCCGTCACATCTCCACTTCTTCTCCCCCAACAAACTCCAACTTCACTGGCCTCTCCCAAGCGTACTTTCTCAGCACCATCTAAGCTTGATGAATCGGCCAGTTCTGAGGAGGAGTTCACATCCCTTCTagagagactgaaaaagaaaaacaaattcactgGCACTTCATTCTCACCTAAGAACACCAAAGGTAGCTGCTTAGTTTTTGTCACCAACAGTTCCAACAGTctcttgcttttattttcattctagTTGTGAGGttgttatatcttgtttttttttttttttaatctagatTGCAGTAAGGAGCCTCCTGTGTTAGCTCCTCGTGTAAAGGAACTCTCAACACCAGTCTCTAAATCATTAGGGGAAACACCTCTGCATGGGAAAACACCAGGGAAATCCACCATCTTGAAGCCAGTCAGTCAAACAGAGCCCAGACACGGCCCCACCAGCAGGTAGATCTGTTGAGCAGCTTTTTTATACAGACTTGAATGTTggacaaacatttaaacaactCCAACTTCATATATTGTGCCATGagcaacatttctgtttgtcacTCACTCAGTTTgacatttgttattatttttccctcttcttttgcTTTTAGAGTAACATTGTGTAAGACCCCAGGGTGCTTCTTGCATTCACTTTCAAACCCTGGCTCTAGTTATGGCCGCGGCTTTAAGCAGAACAAGGAAGACCTTACCAGCAAACTCTACCAGCTGTACAATACCAGTGTATTTGACAATAAGGTGATGACTAACAATTTCCcttgtttcatttatattttttttagaaatgtcatctgattttaaatgtataCAAGTTTTTACATTGTTGAATTGCTTCGTttacacgtttttttttgttttgtttgtttttggtttttttgacaTGATTTTTCTAGCTCCCTGTCAATATGTCAGTGACCTGGAATAAGAAGATGCGGAAAACAGCCGGTTACTGTATCACGGGACAGGAGCGAGGTGGAGGGAGCCGCTACGCCCGCATTGAACTGTCAGAGAAAGTCTGTGACTCTGCAGGTAATGCTTTAGTAAGCCAGACAGACTAAAGTAATAAATTGTCTCTGCTTGATTGTCCCAGAATTTAAATATGTACTGTCATCTGTCATGCATAgtaacatttttgtctgttcatATTTGATTTCTTCATCACATAGCCAGTCTTAATTTTATTGTCCTTCCCTCCTAGATCGTCTCAGGGACACACTGATTCATGAGATGTGTCACGCTGCAACGTGGCTGATTAATGGTGTAAGGGATGGGCACGGAAACTTCTGGAAGCTTTATGCTCGCAGGGCCACAGTGGTTCATCCTGAGCTGCCCATGGTCACTCGCTGCCACAGTTATGACATCAAGTACAAATTCCAATACCAGTGCACCCGCTGCCAGAATACGTAAGTCTGACTAAATTCAAATGTCAACCAAGTCATTCTTTATTATTCATCTTGCATTTTACAGACTTTTGTATTAATTTCCACTGGGTAATAAAAATTACACTTGATTTTTACCATGATTCTTCACAGTATTGGGCGTCATTCCAAGTCACTGGACACACAGAGGTTCGTGTGTGCCCTCTGCACAGGTCAACTTGTCTTACTGACTCCTTCGAAGCCACGTGCCCCCACGCCTTTTGCCAACTTTGTCAAAGACAATTATGGGACTGTACGACAGGAGCTAGCGGGACAAAGCCACGCGGAAGTGATGCGTAAGCTTAGTGCAGACTTTGCCTCCAAGACCAAACTAAGTCAAAGCTGAGATCTTGCTTGTAACTGTACTTAAAGCCGTGGACTGAGCTGCACAACCACAGGAAACCTGTTCAAGTTCTCAAATACCTCTTAAATCAGTGGGTAGCTGTGATTATTAGTATTGaatctatttttatgtttttcatggGACTTCTGTATTTGT from the Xiphias gladius isolate SHS-SW01 ecotype Sanya breed wild chromosome 23, ASM1685928v1, whole genome shotgun sequence genome contains:
- the gcna gene encoding acidic repeat-containing protein, producing the protein MNDDTCKLFERVAKKMGWTDKGGLDTAEKKLISTIGKSRHAATSGHRPVDRSAPPIQLGLSDSEDDPEKENQCSKANEYRNKSLTESSDDDFDQFLVGRATPKAKPTAQKTCGAVKKDNSNVLVVSSDDDGSFETFLQLVKTPNTKPKKISESGSEDSLKNFIVDDYSSDDDFIETKTSFKVPKKSNTPAAQLPLRRPLSQWDSPVFVSDSEDDDIVVKSSWRTRHSQPKPPPKAKKNNALLRDKDDSSPSLPLHPVTSPLLLPQQTPTSLASPKRTFSAPSKLDESASSEEEFTSLLERLKKKNKFTGTSFSPKNTKDCSKEPPVLAPRVKELSTPVSKSLGETPLHGKTPGKSTILKPVSQTEPRHGPTSRVTLCKTPGCFLHSLSNPGSSYGRGFKQNKEDLTSKLYQLYNTSVFDNKLPVNMSVTWNKKMRKTAGYCITGQERGGGSRYARIELSEKVCDSADRLRDTLIHEMCHAATWLINGVRDGHGNFWKLYARRATVVHPELPMVTRCHSYDIKYKFQYQCTRCQNTIGRHSKSLDTQRFVCALCTGQLVLLTPSKPRAPTPFANFVKDNYGTVRQELAGQSHAEVMRKLSADFASKTKLSQS